The following are encoded together in the Adhaeribacter arboris genome:
- a CDS encoding MBL fold metallo-hydrolase yields the protein MSLKYLFVLLLAITYNQVQAQRAAADQLDTKKGKVTLQPVLHGSVVFTWNNKTIYVDPYGGAEAFTGLAAPDLILITDIHGDHADVKTLEAINTSKAKFIVPAAVAEMLPAALKPKATILKNGDQTIQLGIGITALPMYNLPEAPDSRHPKGRGNGYVLNIGGKNIYLSGDTEDIPEMRALQNIDVAFVCMNLPFTMDINQAADAVLAFKPKVVYPYHYRGQEGLSDVEAFKKLVNDKNPQIEVRLRNWYPTK from the coding sequence ATGTCGCTTAAGTACCTTTTCGTTCTATTATTGGCTATTACGTATAACCAGGTGCAGGCTCAAAGAGCTGCCGCCGACCAGCTTGATACTAAAAAGGGCAAGGTAACCCTGCAACCCGTTTTGCACGGTTCGGTGGTATTTACCTGGAATAACAAAACCATTTATGTAGACCCGTACGGTGGAGCAGAGGCTTTTACCGGTTTAGCCGCTCCCGACCTTATTTTAATTACCGATATTCACGGCGATCACGCGGATGTAAAAACTCTGGAAGCCATTAATACTAGTAAAGCTAAATTTATTGTGCCGGCTGCCGTAGCCGAAATGTTGCCCGCTGCGCTTAAGCCAAAAGCCACCATCCTGAAAAACGGCGATCAAACCATTCAGTTGGGTATAGGCATCACTGCCCTGCCCATGTATAACTTACCCGAAGCGCCCGATTCGCGCCACCCAAAAGGCCGGGGCAATGGCTACGTACTAAATATTGGCGGTAAAAATATTTACTTGTCCGGCGATACCGAAGACATTCCGGAGATGCGGGCTTTGCAAAATATCGACGTCGCTTTTGTATGCATGAACCTACCTTTCACCATGGATATAAACCAGGCCGCCGATGCCGTTTTAGCTTTTAAACCAAAAGTAGTTTACCCGTACCATTACCGGGGTCAGGAGGGTTTAAGTGATGTTGAAGCGTTTAAGAAGTTGGTAAATGATAAAAATCCCCAAATCGAGGTTCGCCTTCGGAACTGGTACCCAACTAAATAA